The following proteins are encoded in a genomic region of Cyclonatronum proteinivorum:
- a CDS encoding peptidylprolyl isomerase — translation MRNQLFLTAFVLLLTAAAFTNAQAQQRQVLDKIVAVVNDQIILKSEVDEQIGEILSARRDMQFSEELWFEVLENIIDNNVMYEQAKIDSIVVTPDEVNRVMDQRIQQLIGQAGSEQALEQAMGQSLIQVRADYRDRFRRDMMVDRLRQQKLRSVRITRPEVVAFFNSIPADSLPVVPETVELSHIVAIPPVFDEAEVAARQFAESLRDSLLNHGADFETFARRYSSGPGANRGGLIPMLPLSDLVPEYAAAASALEPGGISQVVRTNAGFHIIRLNRRSGDQIETNQILIQVQEEQVDENFAIERLTAIRDSVLVHGKTFPQMARRHSEDPETSPTGGRIINQQTGQRRLAVDELEPALYRAIINLEGEGDITEPIRYTLRSGQNRQPAFRIIRLNNRIPEHVANLDIDYDIIRNIALQDKQMRELSRWIQNIREDMFIEYRIASPRASR, via the coding sequence ATGCGAAATCAACTTTTTTTAACCGCTTTTGTACTCTTACTTACCGCTGCAGCCTTTACCAATGCACAGGCACAGCAGCGTCAGGTGCTGGATAAAATCGTGGCGGTGGTAAACGATCAGATTATTCTGAAATCAGAAGTGGATGAACAAATCGGCGAAATCCTCTCTGCCCGCCGTGACATGCAATTCTCAGAAGAACTCTGGTTTGAAGTACTGGAAAACATCATTGATAATAACGTGATGTACGAACAGGCCAAAATTGACTCCATCGTTGTAACACCCGATGAAGTCAACCGCGTGATGGATCAGCGTATTCAGCAGCTCATCGGGCAGGCCGGCAGTGAGCAGGCCCTCGAGCAGGCCATGGGACAAAGCCTGATTCAGGTCCGTGCGGACTATCGCGACCGCTTCCGCCGGGATATGATGGTAGACCGGCTGCGGCAGCAGAAACTTCGCAGCGTGCGTATCACAAGACCCGAAGTCGTGGCCTTCTTCAACAGCATTCCCGCTGATTCGCTGCCCGTAGTTCCGGAAACCGTTGAGCTGTCCCATATCGTGGCCATTCCACCCGTGTTTGACGAAGCCGAAGTCGCAGCACGTCAGTTTGCAGAAAGCCTGCGCGATTCCCTCCTGAACCACGGCGCGGATTTCGAAACCTTCGCCCGCCGCTACAGCAGTGGCCCGGGTGCAAACAGGGGCGGCCTTATCCCTATGCTGCCACTCAGCGATCTCGTACCGGAGTATGCCGCTGCCGCTTCAGCCTTAGAACCCGGCGGCATCTCACAGGTTGTACGAACCAACGCCGGTTTCCACATCATCCGGCTGAACCGCAGAAGCGGGGATCAGATTGAAACCAATCAGATTCTGATTCAGGTTCAGGAAGAACAGGTGGACGAAAACTTTGCCATCGAACGCCTCACAGCTATTCGTGACAGTGTGCTTGTTCACGGGAAGACCTTCCCGCAAATGGCACGCAGACACTCCGAAGACCCTGAGACCTCCCCAACCGGCGGTCGCATTATCAATCAGCAAACCGGTCAGCGACGACTTGCGGTTGATGAACTTGAACCTGCCTTGTACCGCGCCATCATCAACCTTGAAGGTGAAGGCGATATTACCGAACCCATCCGCTATACGCTCAGAAGCGGACAAAACAGACAGCCGGCTTTCCGCATCATCAGGCTCAACAACCGCATTCCGGAGCATGTGGCAAATCTTGACATTGATTACGATATCATCCGCAACATTGCCCTGCAGGACAAACAAATGCGCGAGCTCAGCCGGTGGATTCAGAACATCCGCGAAGATATGTTTATTGAATACCGCATAGCAAGCCCGCGGGCAAGCCGCTAA
- a CDS encoding VWA domain-containing protein, with translation MIWEHPSLLFLLILPVLFAALSYFFGKWRQKKLRAFFSDEMLRRLSNPVWSRGRTARTILLYLGITLLVIGAAGPKIGSEIREISREGVDLIIALDVSRSMQAQDIRPSRLDKAKFEISSLIDRLQGDRVGLILFTNTAFLQCPLTTDYSAFRMYLDLASTDQLPFPGTDFNAPLQLARDTFRSRTRQEQQAAQVLLFISDGEDHSPSIEFTLNQLINDGVFVYTVGIGTQAGAPIPIYNQAGQFTGNHVDRDGREVISRLEPDLLREMAQAGRGVYYEIRRGADRIDGFTAQLVDLERREFATEQFSDYANRYQWPAAAGLLFLLVSFMIPVYKPVKIER, from the coding sequence ATGATTTGGGAACACCCAAGCCTGCTCTTCCTGCTCATTTTACCCGTGCTTTTTGCGGCACTGAGCTACTTTTTTGGTAAATGGCGTCAGAAAAAGCTCCGGGCATTTTTTTCGGATGAAATGCTTCGCCGTCTCAGTAATCCCGTATGGAGCCGCGGGCGTACTGCCCGCACTATTTTGCTTTATTTGGGCATAACGCTGCTGGTCATTGGCGCAGCCGGGCCCAAGATAGGGAGCGAAATCCGCGAAATCAGCCGGGAAGGGGTTGATCTGATTATCGCACTCGACGTCTCCCGCAGCATGCAGGCACAGGATATACGACCCTCCAGGCTGGATAAGGCCAAATTTGAAATCTCGAGTCTGATCGACCGGCTGCAGGGCGATCGGGTCGGACTCATCCTCTTTACCAATACGGCCTTCCTTCAATGCCCGCTCACGACTGATTATTCCGCTTTCCGGATGTATCTCGATCTCGCTTCTACCGATCAGCTGCCCTTTCCCGGAACGGATTTTAATGCGCCGCTGCAATTAGCGCGGGATACCTTCAGAAGCAGGACCCGTCAGGAGCAGCAGGCAGCTCAGGTTCTGCTTTTTATTTCGGATGGCGAAGACCACAGCCCCAGCATTGAGTTCACCCTCAATCAGCTCATTAACGACGGCGTTTTCGTGTACACCGTTGGCATTGGAACCCAAGCCGGGGCACCTATTCCCATTTATAATCAGGCCGGTCAGTTTACCGGCAATCATGTCGACCGGGATGGTCGGGAAGTGATTTCAAGACTTGAACCCGATCTGCTGCGCGAAATGGCACAGGCCGGACGCGGCGTGTACTATGAAATCCGGCGCGGTGCCGACCGTATCGACGGATTTACGGCACAGCTCGTTGACCTTGAGCGCAGAGAATTTGCGACAGAGCAATTCTCCGATTATGCCAACCGCTACCAATGGCCGGCCGCAGCAGGGCTGCTGTTCCTGCTTGTTTCTTTTATGATTCCCGTTTATAAACCGGTTAAGATAGAACGCTGA
- a CDS encoding peptidylprolyl isomerase, translated as MKPNGFASIITFIAAALLFGACSILNIGQQDSPEEAVIGKVDGGEITFAELRSSFFISPLQEEQDPEEIKEEMMAFLDMYLIYRARVAAAKAEGYFEDEDVLRELNQYQKQSVFPYWLEMRFREELLDELVARSKTEVGTSHILISVSADASPADTLAAWNQLMEARDIFLDPEDDTDFNTLAERFSTRQRGQSMGGDLGFISGGWAVKPFEDVAFSTQPGEVSMPFRTSFGYHIVHVYEVRETVPDRSYSHIYFRTRGGENTPESAMERAEKAFTQLQEGQPWDDVTLAFSEDPDTRQSGGNIGWIQPARFQPQFLENINRLSEQGEWSEPFESEYGIHIARLDSIRTYQNEEQLREELYERLRNLPRYRENRSFTLQNVRQSAGEVFHEESFALFEQKLNETENRHIASVALSSENRALPLYDIHDRTFTLGEFYDYLMQQLNGTGEGPFSYGMIEDFKQFAAEEVIVDVTKAEFPDFADLSNRYHEGLAVFRLVEGQVWNYAAQDTTRLKEIFEANRDNYRFGTRYRYYRISADTEERLHEAQEVIRHGVAIEEVREAVSGLILRTDMINNLSDFPFDHLQGLEAGDFTEIFEYRNRPSMLYLAEIKEPRRMTFEEAFMRVSADFQPIREQEWNAYLSERFQVTAFPERLREVLENTNVIQ; from the coding sequence ATGAAACCTAACGGTTTTGCATCAATAATCACCTTCATTGCCGCAGCACTCCTGTTTGGCGCCTGCTCAATTCTCAATATCGGACAGCAAGATTCACCCGAAGAAGCTGTAATCGGAAAAGTTGACGGAGGAGAGATTACCTTTGCCGAACTAAGGTCAAGTTTCTTCATCTCCCCGCTGCAGGAAGAACAGGATCCGGAAGAAATCAAGGAAGAAATGATGGCGTTCCTTGATATGTATCTCATATACAGAGCCCGCGTTGCCGCTGCTAAGGCCGAAGGGTATTTCGAAGATGAAGATGTGTTGCGTGAACTGAATCAGTACCAAAAGCAATCTGTTTTCCCGTACTGGCTCGAAATGCGCTTCCGCGAAGAATTGCTGGATGAACTCGTAGCGCGCAGCAAAACGGAAGTCGGCACTTCGCATATACTTATTTCTGTTTCCGCCGACGCTTCCCCTGCGGACACCCTTGCAGCATGGAATCAGCTGATGGAAGCCCGCGACATTTTCCTTGATCCGGAAGACGATACCGATTTCAACACGCTTGCGGAGCGTTTTTCTACCCGGCAGAGAGGTCAGAGTATGGGTGGCGACCTCGGGTTTATTTCCGGCGGATGGGCTGTGAAGCCTTTTGAAGATGTCGCCTTCAGCACGCAGCCCGGCGAAGTATCCATGCCTTTTCGAACAAGCTTTGGCTACCACATCGTACACGTGTATGAAGTTCGCGAAACGGTACCTGACCGCAGCTACTCTCACATCTATTTCCGCACAAGAGGCGGCGAGAATACGCCTGAGTCCGCGATGGAAAGGGCCGAAAAAGCATTTACGCAGCTTCAGGAAGGTCAGCCATGGGACGACGTGACCCTGGCCTTTTCAGAAGATCCTGACACCCGGCAGTCTGGCGGCAACATCGGCTGGATTCAGCCTGCACGCTTTCAGCCGCAGTTTCTCGAAAACATCAACCGCCTTTCCGAGCAAGGTGAATGGAGTGAGCCTTTCGAAAGTGAGTATGGGATTCATATAGCGCGTCTGGATTCCATCCGTACCTATCAGAACGAAGAGCAGCTTCGCGAAGAACTTTACGAACGTCTCCGGAACCTGCCCCGCTACCGCGAAAACCGCTCCTTTACCCTGCAAAATGTGCGTCAGTCAGCTGGTGAAGTCTTCCATGAAGAAAGCTTCGCCCTCTTCGAACAAAAGCTGAATGAGACTGAAAACCGGCACATCGCATCTGTTGCGCTCAGCTCCGAAAACCGGGCGCTTCCGCTTTACGATATTCACGACCGCACGTTCACCCTTGGTGAATTTTACGATTACCTCATGCAACAGCTTAACGGTACCGGTGAAGGTCCTTTCTCCTACGGCATGATTGAAGACTTTAAGCAATTTGCGGCCGAAGAAGTAATTGTTGACGTAACCAAAGCCGAGTTCCCTGACTTCGCCGATTTAAGCAACCGCTATCACGAAGGACTCGCCGTTTTCCGTCTTGTGGAAGGACAGGTCTGGAACTACGCGGCGCAGGATACAACCCGCCTGAAGGAAATATTTGAAGCCAACCGCGACAATTACCGCTTTGGCACCCGCTACCGCTATTACCGCATCAGCGCAGACACCGAAGAACGGCTGCACGAGGCACAGGAAGTAATCCGGCACGGGGTCGCTATTGAAGAAGTGCGGGAAGCTGTGAGCGGACTGATTCTCAGAACAGATATGATCAACAACCTTTCAGACTTCCCCTTTGATCACCTTCAGGGACTGGAAGCAGGCGATTTTACCGAAATTTTCGAATACCGCAACCGGCCTTCCATGCTTTATCTTGCGGAGATTAAGGAACCGCGCCGCATGACTTTCGAAGAAGCTTTTATGCGCGTCTCGGCTGATTTTCAGCCCATTCGGGAACAGGAATGGAATGCTTACCTGAGCGAACGTTTTCAGGTAACTGCATTTCCTGAGCGTTTGCGCGAAGTTTTGGAAAACACCAACGTAATTCAGTAA
- a CDS encoding vWA domain-containing protein, with product MISGFDSDLAILLLALAILFSAAAGWWTYSGNTQLPAGARWTATTLRASALFLLLLLLFNPVYEFTDEREHKQEIAVMLDNSRSVTIEKGDWQGEENFWQVVDQLGLADTSTIRFNTFGFDADLFESDPQELPLTGSVTDINRSLNSLNQASGEMDALILVTDGIFNRGLDPTRAAERLDVPVFTVAIGDTSQVRDVLVRNVIYNSTAFVNATGLIRAEVLNDGFPDRSIEVRLFRNNQLAEVQTIQTTEARSAHQVDFEVDFDEEGTERFRIEIPELEGEWTAANNSYAFTVDVQDDQLRILHLAFEVHPDVGALRQLLVTDESIQSSYMTWTGGSGFVGGSGALPANADTLDLIILHGFPHRQLPNSLREKVMSLASQTNVLFFTLPGTDLENMTAATNNLAPIRRQGNTPIGTISPSVNPAEQDHPIFDFQLPLNLTRGPELRGPVRNYNSAAAARDLLLTNFRNDTTGAPLLSIQQLGNYRVGMVNAWNWFRWQQSTQSEYRDFRAELKNNLIKWASTGVSEGLLEFAPSRNSFDEGEAITFRAAVVTETGLPDNEASVQVSLSSDQIETQSFIMRSIGSGRFRLETRPLPAGTYTYEATALRGTRELDQVQGSFTVNESILELTDTIRRDELLRFIAESTGGAFVTHEQAAQIPNLLRDKGFGTFRTETFTVATRAHHSYWWFLLVILLIGCEWTIRKIYTMP from the coding sequence ATGATTTCCGGTTTTGACTCCGACCTTGCCATATTACTTCTGGCGCTTGCCATCCTGTTTTCGGCAGCTGCAGGCTGGTGGACCTACTCCGGAAACACCCAATTACCTGCCGGCGCACGATGGACAGCCACCACGCTAAGGGCTTCAGCCCTGTTCCTGTTACTCCTGTTGCTGTTTAACCCGGTGTATGAATTCACGGACGAGCGCGAGCATAAACAGGAAATCGCGGTCATGCTTGATAACTCCCGCAGCGTAACCATCGAAAAAGGCGACTGGCAGGGAGAAGAGAACTTTTGGCAAGTCGTTGATCAGCTCGGCCTTGCCGATACCTCAACCATTCGGTTCAACACATTTGGCTTCGACGCAGACCTTTTCGAAAGCGATCCGCAGGAGCTCCCGCTCACCGGCAGCGTTACGGACATCAACCGCTCCCTGAACAGCCTCAATCAGGCTTCCGGCGAAATGGACGCTCTAATTCTCGTAACCGACGGAATTTTTAACCGCGGACTTGATCCCACAAGAGCCGCAGAGCGCCTGGACGTGCCCGTATTTACTGTAGCCATCGGCGACACCTCGCAGGTCAGGGATGTCCTTGTTCGAAACGTCATCTACAACAGCACGGCATTCGTGAACGCCACCGGCCTCATACGTGCGGAAGTACTCAACGATGGCTTTCCGGACCGCTCCATCGAAGTCCGCTTATTCCGGAACAATCAGCTTGCGGAAGTACAAACCATCCAAACCACAGAAGCAAGATCTGCCCATCAGGTCGATTTCGAAGTTGATTTCGACGAAGAAGGCACCGAACGCTTCCGCATTGAAATCCCTGAACTTGAAGGCGAATGGACTGCGGCCAACAACTCCTATGCCTTTACAGTTGACGTGCAGGACGATCAGCTGCGTATCCTGCACCTTGCCTTCGAAGTTCACCCCGATGTAGGTGCCCTGCGTCAGTTACTGGTCACGGACGAGAGCATTCAAAGCAGCTACATGACCTGGACCGGCGGTTCCGGTTTCGTAGGCGGCAGCGGCGCCCTCCCGGCAAATGCCGACACCCTCGATCTGATCATCCTCCACGGATTCCCTCACAGGCAGCTGCCCAACAGCCTCCGGGAAAAAGTCATGAGCCTCGCTTCACAGACCAACGTTCTCTTTTTCACCCTGCCCGGTACCGATCTGGAAAACATGACGGCAGCCACCAACAACCTCGCGCCCATCCGACGGCAGGGCAACACCCCCATCGGCACCATCTCCCCATCCGTAAACCCGGCCGAGCAGGATCACCCCATCTTCGACTTTCAGCTGCCACTCAACCTCACACGGGGTCCCGAGCTTCGGGGTCCGGTTAGGAACTACAACTCAGCCGCCGCCGCACGGGACCTCCTCCTCACCAACTTCCGCAACGACACAACCGGCGCCCCCCTCCTTTCCATACAACAGCTCGGCAACTACCGCGTAGGCATGGTCAACGCATGGAACTGGTTCCGCTGGCAGCAATCCACACAGTCCGAATACCGGGATTTCCGGGCTGAGCTCAAAAACAACCTCATCAAATGGGCGAGTACCGGCGTAAGCGAAGGGCTTTTGGAATTTGCACCCTCCCGAAACAGCTTTGATGAAGGCGAAGCCATCACCTTCCGCGCCGCAGTCGTCACAGAAACCGGCCTGCCCGACAACGAAGCAAGCGTTCAGGTCAGCCTCAGCAGCGATCAGATTGAAACCCAATCCTTTATCATGCGCAGCATCGGCAGCGGACGCTTCCGCCTCGAAACCCGCCCCTTGCCTGCCGGCACCTACACCTACGAAGCAACCGCCCTGCGCGGCACCCGCGAACTGGATCAGGTACAAGGCTCCTTCACCGTAAACGAAAGTATTTTAGAACTCACCGACACCATCCGCCGCGACGAACTTCTGCGCTTCATCGCCGAAAGCACCGGCGGCGCATTCGTCACCCATGAACAGGCCGCCCAAATCCCAAACCTCCTGCGCGACAAAGGCTTCGGCACCTTCCGCACAGAAACCTTCACCGTAGCCACACGGGCCCACCACAGCTACTGGTGGTTTCTACTCGTCATCCTCCTCATCGGCTGCGAATGGACCATCCGCAAAATCTACACCATGCCCTAA
- a CDS encoding AAA family ATPase → MQSQDKETIAQAKRFHEVFNELRTEIGKVVVGQQHIVDNLLISLFSRGHCVLIGVPGLAKTLLIRTLSESLNLSFNRIQFTPDLMPGDITGTEIIDSDVASGKKEFKFFKGPIFANIILADEINRTPPKTQAALLEAMQEYHVTASGTTYQLDRPFFVLATQNPIEQEGTYPLPEAQLDRFMFNLWLDYPSFEEEIEIVSRTTSGLSTPVKTILSAEEIIAFQKLTRQVPVPESVLNYAVKIVNMTRPNTSYAPDFVNKYMTWGAGPRASQFLILGGKTRALADGRFNVTEEDINAIAIPVLRHRIVNNYAAEAEGIKAEDLINRILKEA, encoded by the coding sequence ATGCAATCCCAGGATAAAGAAACCATCGCACAGGCAAAACGCTTTCATGAAGTCTTTAATGAGCTTCGCACTGAAATCGGCAAGGTTGTCGTAGGGCAGCAACACATCGTTGACAACTTGCTCATAAGCTTATTTTCCCGCGGTCACTGCGTGCTGATCGGCGTGCCCGGCTTAGCCAAAACGCTCCTTATCCGAACCCTTTCAGAGTCCCTGAATCTCAGCTTCAACCGCATTCAGTTCACCCCCGACCTTATGCCCGGTGACATCACCGGCACAGAAATCATTGATTCGGACGTCGCAAGCGGAAAAAAAGAGTTCAAATTTTTCAAAGGCCCCATATTTGCCAACATCATTCTGGCAGACGAGATCAACCGGACACCGCCCAAAACGCAGGCCGCCCTACTTGAAGCCATGCAGGAATATCACGTCACAGCTTCAGGAACTACCTATCAGCTCGATCGTCCGTTTTTCGTACTTGCCACACAAAACCCGATTGAACAGGAAGGCACCTATCCCCTGCCGGAAGCACAGCTCGACCGCTTCATGTTCAACCTTTGGCTGGATTATCCCAGCTTTGAAGAAGAAATCGAAATTGTGAGCCGCACCACAAGCGGCCTGAGTACCCCCGTCAAAACCATCTTGTCTGCGGAAGAAATTATTGCCTTCCAGAAACTCACCCGTCAGGTGCCGGTTCCGGAAAGCGTGCTTAACTACGCTGTGAAAATCGTTAACATGACGCGCCCTAACACCTCCTATGCACCGGATTTCGTAAACAAATACATGACCTGGGGCGCAGGTCCGCGGGCTTCTCAGTTCCTCATTCTCGGCGGCAAAACCCGTGCCCTGGCCGATGGCCGCTTCAATGTTACCGAAGAAGACATCAACGCCATTGCCATACCCGTGCTGCGACATCGCATTGTGAACAACTATGCCGCTGAAGCCGAAGGCATAAAGGCCGAAGACCTGATCAACAGAATTCTCAAAGAAGCCTGA
- a CDS encoding NupC/NupG family nucleoside CNT transporter, translated as MELIRGIIGMAVILGIAYALSNNRKAVSWRLVGIGLSIQLTLAVFILKGSDLAEFFAPLGWPKLFFSWVSSFFVLVLEFTTEGAAFIFGDLAFGPGMEQSLGFFFAFQVLPTIVFFASITTLLYHYGILQFIVKIMATGMQKLLGTSGAESLSVVANIFVGQTEAPLVVKPYIEKMTQSELLAVMTGGMATIAGGIMAAYIQMLGDAYAQANELALEVGRQLFAEQLLGASLMAAPAALVIAKILYPETEEPVTRGEVKLVVEKTDANGIEAASSGATEGLKLALNVGAMLLAFIAILALMNHFLGIFGEATGINNISENFDFTIQGILGIIFAPLAFLIGVPWVDAINVGSMIGTKIVLTEFIAFIDLSQFVMEGALEERTVFMATFALCGFANFSSIAIQIGGIGGLAPSRKSDLAKFGLLAVMAGTLANMMTATIAGVLY; from the coding sequence ATGGAACTGATACGCGGTATTATCGGGATGGCTGTAATTCTGGGAATTGCATACGCCCTCAGCAACAACCGCAAGGCCGTGAGCTGGCGACTTGTGGGTATTGGCCTGAGCATTCAGCTCACCCTTGCTGTTTTCATTCTGAAGGGCAGCGACCTTGCCGAATTTTTTGCCCCCCTTGGCTGGCCTAAACTGTTTTTTAGCTGGGTATCTTCCTTCTTTGTACTTGTGCTTGAATTTACGACTGAAGGAGCGGCCTTTATTTTCGGGGATCTCGCCTTTGGCCCGGGCATGGAACAAAGCCTGGGCTTTTTCTTTGCCTTTCAGGTACTGCCAACCATTGTGTTCTTCGCTTCCATCACAACATTGCTGTATCACTACGGCATCCTGCAGTTTATTGTGAAAATCATGGCAACGGGCATGCAAAAGCTGCTCGGAACTTCGGGCGCGGAGTCGCTGTCTGTCGTTGCCAATATTTTTGTGGGTCAGACCGAAGCCCCGCTTGTCGTAAAGCCCTACATCGAAAAAATGACGCAGTCTGAACTCCTTGCCGTTATGACCGGCGGGATGGCGACCATTGCGGGCGGAATTATGGCGGCTTATATCCAAATGCTGGGCGACGCCTACGCGCAAGCCAACGAACTGGCACTCGAAGTCGGCCGGCAGCTCTTTGCCGAACAGCTGCTTGGCGCAAGCCTAATGGCCGCCCCCGCAGCCCTGGTTATTGCCAAAATTTTGTATCCCGAAACAGAAGAGCCGGTCACACGCGGGGAAGTTAAGCTTGTGGTAGAAAAAACGGACGCAAACGGTATCGAAGCCGCTTCATCAGGGGCAACCGAAGGCCTTAAACTGGCCCTTAACGTCGGGGCCATGCTCCTTGCTTTTATCGCTATTCTGGCACTGATGAACCATTTCCTCGGCATTTTCGGTGAAGCAACCGGCATCAACAACATTTCCGAGAACTTCGACTTTACCATACAGGGCATTTTAGGGATAATTTTCGCGCCGCTGGCCTTCTTAATTGGCGTCCCATGGGTCGACGCCATAAACGTAGGATCTATGATCGGGACTAAGATTGTACTCACCGAGTTTATTGCATTTATAGATCTCTCGCAGTTCGTGATGGAAGGCGCCCTTGAAGAACGAACGGTTTTCATGGCAACCTTTGCATTGTGCGGTTTCGCGAACTTTTCATCCATTGCCATTCAGATTGGCGGTATCGGGGGCCTTGCCCCAAGCCGGAAGTCGGACCTGGCCAAATTCGGACTGCTCGCGGTCATGGCCGGAACCCTGGCCAACATGATGACCGCAACCATTGCCGGAGTGCTGTACTAA
- a CDS encoding thymidine kinase, whose translation MFNEPTILNRRIGWIEVVCGGMFSGKTEELIRRARRAHIAGQHVVIVKPAIDNRYAKEMVVSHNANALPGIVADTADQIVLMTGDAEVVCIDEAQFFDERLVDVANTLANDGKRVIIAGLDMDYLGRPFEPMPHLLAIAEYVTKLHAICAESGYIANFSQRISESNERVLVGEKEAYEPRARHCFRPPVDQKRGREIRPFRPQQSSGQEQTSPDAEY comes from the coding sequence ATGTTTAATGAACCAACCATTCTCAACCGCCGGATCGGCTGGATAGAAGTTGTTTGCGGCGGCATGTTCAGCGGCAAAACCGAAGAGCTCATCCGAAGGGCGCGGCGGGCGCACATCGCGGGTCAGCATGTTGTAATCGTCAAGCCTGCCATCGACAACCGCTATGCAAAGGAGATGGTTGTTTCTCACAATGCCAATGCGCTGCCCGGCATTGTTGCCGATACCGCCGATCAGATCGTACTCATGACCGGCGACGCAGAAGTTGTTTGCATAGACGAAGCTCAGTTTTTTGACGAACGGCTCGTTGATGTTGCCAACACCCTCGCCAACGACGGCAAACGGGTCATCATAGCCGGTCTCGATATGGATTACCTCGGCAGACCCTTCGAACCTATGCCCCATCTGCTTGCCATAGCCGAATATGTGACGAAACTGCACGCGATTTGTGCGGAAAGCGGCTATATTGCCAACTTCTCCCAACGCATTTCCGAAAGCAATGAGCGCGTGCTTGTTGGGGAGAAGGAAGCCTACGAACCAAGGGCGCGACACTGTTTCCGCCCGCCTGTAGATCAAAAACGGGGGCGTGAAATCCGGCCCTTCCGGCCTCAGCAATCGTCCGGACAGGAACAGACCTCCCCTGACGCTGAATATTAA
- a CDS encoding helix-turn-helix domain-containing protein, with translation MQQQALIPDFRNRKPEKLVENRTTYAGTEALFSIYDTYQPAERVELHAPSVMFCGMVTGRKIIHIPEQDSFDFLPGESLVLHPNQTIHIDFPDARFKEPTSCITLEIPVTKIRQVADLMNEQCPKLPEHSEWSYDEKGFIHFANNRSVDLVIQKLSHLFTESNANSDFLVDINTTELVVHMMQSQSRGFLLSQFRERSNSDSLSMAIAWMHDNAGKIRNIEEVAERACMSKSSFYRHFKAEMGQSPLDYLNEIRVRQAKKMLLQPGTQVADVSFSFGYSSVSHFIRTFKKETGLTPKQYVRMKKALQAGSNAGQ, from the coding sequence ATGCAACAACAAGCACTCATCCCGGATTTTCGTAACCGGAAACCTGAAAAACTGGTCGAAAACCGCACAACTTATGCCGGCACCGAAGCCCTGTTTTCAATCTACGACACCTATCAGCCGGCAGAGCGGGTTGAGCTGCATGCCCCTTCTGTGATGTTCTGCGGGATGGTTACGGGGCGAAAAATTATCCACATTCCCGAACAGGACAGCTTCGACTTCCTGCCCGGGGAATCGCTGGTACTCCATCCCAATCAGACCATACACATCGATTTTCCGGACGCCCGCTTCAAGGAGCCCACAAGCTGCATTACCCTTGAAATTCCGGTAACCAAAATCCGGCAGGTAGCGGATCTGATGAATGAGCAATGCCCCAAACTGCCGGAACACAGCGAATGGAGCTATGACGAAAAAGGCTTCATCCATTTTGCAAACAACCGCTCCGTCGATCTTGTAATACAGAAGCTCTCTCATCTCTTCACGGAGTCCAATGCCAACAGCGATTTCCTGGTCGATATCAACACAACGGAATTGGTCGTGCACATGATGCAGTCTCAGTCAAGGGGCTTCCTGCTTTCACAGTTCAGAGAACGCAGCAACTCCGACAGCCTAAGCATGGCTATTGCATGGATGCACGACAACGCCGGTAAAATCCGGAATATCGAAGAAGTAGCGGAGAGGGCCTGCATGAGCAAATCGTCCTTTTACCGGCACTTCAAGGCCGAAATGGGGCAAAGTCCGCTGGATTATCTGAATGAAATCCGTGTCAGACAAGCCAAAAAAATGCTGCTGCAGCCCGGCACACAGGTCGCTGATGTGAGCTTTTCTTTCGGGTATTCAAGCGTAAGTCACTTCATCCGAACCTTCAAAAAAGAAACCGGACTCACGCCCAAGCAATATGTGCGTATGAAAAAGGCTTTGCAGGCCGGATCAAATGCGGGTCAGTGA